The following are encoded together in the Tripterygium wilfordii isolate XIE 37 chromosome 18, ASM1340144v1, whole genome shotgun sequence genome:
- the LOC119983413 gene encoding uncharacterized protein LOC119983413, with translation MKLYNGTDDPEDHVAHYKLKMGAIAIPYGMHETCMCKGFGSTLTGPALRWYINLPNGSIASFEKLVETFMVQFSSSRKIHKCSDDLYRLPQRVGESLRDFLSRFNTEKVSIPYCDPGTAIQALRSCLLPDGEFYEELTKCDVKSYEEALIKATVFVRWEEDARRKPSNLPKQEKREDKRPRKESPAIGEPSSNWRSRRSGASDYAKNCPEYPLKIHQVEAVQVLRKMGSDVKWPPKKESEGWKDPKKWCDFHQDIGHTTPDCRGLRYEVDYLLKKGNLRELLSERAKAIWEKRKVDDPEALPPPPPVTATYCVISGGSEISGLSRTSAKKHEKEAANPAAKLARSVGTFTNQVMVFTDDEATQLLHPHHDALVLTLQVANINLKRILVDNGSSANVLFLAAYRGMGLDETLILRKSTALIGFNGEVSHSLGEVVLPIYAPGLNKQTRFSVVDSPSAYNAILGRPWLHAIRAVPSTYHQILRYPTNNGVREILGDQHSSRSCYRTTMRSKGESS, from the coding sequence ATGAAGTTATACAATGGGACTGACGACCCCGAGGATCATGTAGCCCATTATAAATTAAAGATGGGAGCTATTGCCATACCATATGGCATGCACGAGACATGTATGTGCAAAGGGTTTGGGTCTACTCTTACTGGTCCTGCTCTTCGTTGGTATATAAATTTACCTAACGGCAGCATTGCTTCTTTCGAAAAGCTAGTTGAGACGTTTATGGTGCAGTTCTCCAGCAGCCGTAAAATTCATAAGTGTTCAGATGACCTATATCGGTTGCCACAGCGTGTGGGGGAGTCCCTTCGTGATTTCCTCTCCCGGTTCAACACGGAGAAGGTGTCGATACCTTATTGCGATCCGGGGACCGCAATTCAAGCGCTCCGAAGTTGCTTGCTTCCCGATGGGGAATTCTATGAGGAGCTCACGAAGTGTGATGTTAAGAGCTATGAAGAAGCTCTAATTAAAGCTACCGTATTTGTTCGATGGGAGGAAGATGCCAGGAGAAAGCCATCCAACCTTCCTAAGCAAGAGAAACGAGAGGACAAGCGTCCTCGGAAGGAATCGCCTGCCATTGGCGAACCTAGCAGCAACTGGCGCTCTCGCAGGTCCGGAGCATCAGATTATGCAAAAAACTGTCCAGAGTATCCTCTGAAAATACATCAAGTCGAGGCTGTACAAGTCTTGAGGAAGATGGGTAGCGATGTGAAATGGCCTCCCAAGAAAGAATCTGAAGGGTGGAAAGACCCTAAAAAGTGGTGTGACTTCCATCAGGATATTGGCCATACCACTCCTGATTGTCGGGGCCTTAGGTATGAGGTGGATTACTTGCTGAAAAAAGGGAATCTCAGAGAATTGTTATCTGAGCGTGCTAAGGCTATCTGGGAAAAGAGGAAAGTTGACGACCCAGAGGCATTACCACCGCCACCGCCAGTTACCGCTACTTATTGCGTAATTTCTGGAGGATCCGAGATTAGCGGGCTGTCCCGTACTTCTGCCAAGAAACACGAGAAGGAAGCAGCGAACCCAGCTGCTAAGCTGGCTCGATCAGTGGGAACCTTCACTAACCAAGTGATGGTCTTTACCGACGATGAAGCTACTCAACTGCTACATCCGCATCACGATGCTCTGGTGCTCACACTTCAGGTTGCGAACATTAACTTGAAGCGAATCCTGGTTGACAACGGCAGTTCGGCCAATGTATTGTTCTTGGCCGCCTATAGAGGAATGGGTCTAGATGAGACTCTAATATTGCGGAAGTCCACAGCACTCATCGGGTTCAACGGTGAGGTAAGTCACTCACTGGGAGAAGTGGTGTTACCCATTTATGCCCCAGGTTTGAACAAGCAGACTCGGTTCTCCGTTGTAGACTCACCCTCTGCTTACAATGCTATTttgggacgaccttggttgCATGCAATACGGGCCGTACCCTCCACATATCATCAAATCCTGCGCTATCCCACTAATAATGGCGTTAGGGAAATCCTGGGAGATCAACACTCTTCTAGGAGTTGTTACAGGACCACCATGAGGAGTAAGGGTGAATCCTCTTAG